From the genome of Bradyrhizobium elkanii USDA 76, one region includes:
- the nifD gene encoding nitrogenase molybdenum-iron protein alpha chain — MSLATTQSIAEIRARNKQLIDEVLKVYPEKTAKRRAKHLNVHQSGKSDCGVKSNIKSIPGVMTIRGCAYAGSKGVVWGPIKDMVHISHGPVGCGQYSWGSRRNYYVGTTGIDSFVTLQFTSDFQEKDIVFGGDKKLVKVLDEIQELFPLNHGITIQSECPIGLIGDDIEAVSRSKSKEYGGKTIVPVRCEGFRGVSQSLGHHIANDAVRDWIFDKLDPDGKPKFEPTPYDVAIIGDYNIGGDAWSSRILLEEMGLRVIAQWSGDGSLAELEATPKAKLNILHCYRSMNYISRHMEEKFGIPWCEYNFFGPSKIAESLRKIAGYFDDKIKEGAERVIEKYQPLVNAVIAKYRPRLQGKTVMLYVGGLRPRHVIGAYEDLGMEVVGTGYEFGHNDDYQRTAQHYVKDSTLIYDDVNGYEFERFVEKLQPDLVGSGIKEKYVFQKMGVPFRQMHSWDYSGPYHGYDGFAIFARDMDMAVNSPIWKKMKAPWKEASKAKLLAAE, encoded by the coding sequence ATGAGTCTCGCCACGACCCAGAGCATTGCAGAAATCAGGGCTCGTAACAAACAGCTGATCGACGAGGTGCTGAAGGTCTATCCAGAGAAGACCGCGAAGCGGCGTGCCAAGCATCTCAACGTTCACCAGTCCGGGAAGTCCGATTGCGGAGTCAAGTCCAACATAAAATCCATACCTGGTGTGATGACAATCAGAGGCTGCGCCTATGCAGGATCCAAGGGGGTGGTCTGGGGGCCGATCAAGGACATGGTCCATATCAGCCACGGCCCGGTTGGCTGCGGCCAGTATTCGTGGGGCTCGCGTCGTAACTATTACGTTGGCACAACGGGCATCGATAGTTTTGTAACCCTGCAATTCACCTCCGATTTCCAGGAGAAGGACATCGTATTCGGTGGCGACAAGAAGCTGGTCAAAGTCCTTGACGAAATCCAGGAGCTTTTCCCGCTCAACCACGGCATCACCATCCAATCGGAATGCCCGATCGGATTGATCGGGGACGACATCGAGGCCGTGTCAAGGTCGAAATCCAAGGAATATGGTGGCAAGACCATCGTGCCTGTCCGCTGTGAGGGCTTTCGCGGCGTGTCGCAGTCGCTTGGCCACCACATCGCCAACGACGCGGTGCGCGATTGGATTTTCGACAAGCTCGACCCCGACGGCAAACCAAAGTTCGAGCCGACGCCCTACGATGTTGCGATCATTGGTGACTACAATATCGGCGGCGACGCCTGGTCATCGCGAATTCTGCTGGAGGAAATGGGCCTGCGGGTGATTGCACAGTGGTCCGGCGACGGTTCACTCGCCGAGCTCGAAGCAACGCCGAAGGCGAAGCTCAACATTCTGCATTGCTACCGTTCGATGAACTACATCTCGCGTCATATGGAGGAGAAATTCGGTATCCCCTGGTGCGAGTACAACTTCTTCGGACCTTCAAAGATCGCAGAATCTCTGCGCAAGATTGCCGGCTATTTCGACGACAAGATCAAGGAGGGTGCCGAGCGGGTGATCGAAAAGTACCAGCCGCTGGTGAACGCCGTGATCGCAAAATATCGCCCGCGCCTGCAGGGCAAGACGGTGATGCTGTACGTCGGCGGGCTTCGTCCGCGTCATGTGATTGGCGCCTACGAGGACCTCGGCATGGAAGTCGTGGGAACCGGATACGAGTTCGGTCATAACGACGACTATCAGCGCACTGCCCAGCATTATGTAAAGGACAGCACGCTCATCTACGACGATGTCAACGGCTATGAGTTCGAGCGCTTCGTCGAAAAGCTCCAGCCTGATCTGGTCGGCTCGGGCATCAAGGAAAAGTACGTTTTCCAAAAGATGGGTGTGCCGTTCCGGCAGATGCATTCCTGGGACTATTCGGGCCCATATCACGGCTATGACGGCTTTGCGATCTTTGCGCGCGACATGGACATGGCTGTCAACTCGCCGATCTGGAAGAAGATGAAGGCACCTTGGAAGGAAGCCTCGAAAGCCAAGCTCTTGGCTGCAGAGTAA
- a CDS encoding cysteine desulfurase has translation MSVHPAMSNGRYEVNRLRADFPALSMTVYGRPLVYLDNAASAQKPKAVLDRMMQVYSSEYANVHRGLHYLANAATEAYEGARAKLARFVNARLNEEIIFTRSATEAINLVAQTFGRERVTPGDEIVLSMMEHHSNIVPWHFLRERHGAVIKWAPVDDDGNFLLDAFEQLLTRRTKIVAITQMSNALGTVLPVKEVVRIAHARGIPVLIDGSQGCVHLNVDVCDIDCDFYVMTGHKLYGPTGIGMLYGKSEHLALMPPFNGGGEMIREVSRTGVIYGDPPHRFEAGTPPIVEAVGLGAAVDYINSIGKKQIREHESALLAYAQQQLADINSVRLIGTPAEKGPIISFDMKGAHAHDIATVIDRAGVAVRAGAHCAMPLLKRFGVLATCRASFGLYNTREEIDTLVGALIKARQLFS, from the coding sequence ATGAGCGTGCATCCCGCGATGAGCAATGGCAGGTACGAGGTCAACCGTCTACGTGCGGACTTTCCTGCGCTGAGCATGACGGTTTATGGCAGGCCGCTGGTCTATCTCGACAATGCCGCCTCGGCTCAGAAGCCGAAGGCGGTACTTGACCGCATGATGCAGGTCTACTCAAGCGAATATGCCAACGTTCATCGCGGTTTGCACTACCTCGCTAACGCTGCGACCGAGGCGTATGAAGGCGCGCGTGCCAAGCTGGCGCGATTTGTGAACGCCCGTCTAAACGAGGAGATCATCTTCACCCGCAGCGCCACCGAGGCAATCAATCTGGTCGCCCAGACCTTCGGTCGTGAACGCGTCACCCCGGGGGATGAGATCGTTCTCTCGATGATGGAACATCATTCCAACATCGTGCCGTGGCATTTTCTCAGAGAGCGCCACGGTGCGGTGATCAAATGGGCACCAGTGGATGATGACGGCAACTTCCTGCTGGATGCCTTTGAGCAACTCCTGACCCGGCGCACCAAGATAGTTGCGATCACACAAATGTCGAATGCTCTGGGGACCGTCTTGCCAGTAAAGGAGGTGGTGAGGATCGCTCATGCTCGCGGTATCCCGGTGCTGATCGATGGTTCGCAAGGATGCGTCCATCTGAACGTCGACGTCTGCGACATCGATTGCGATTTCTACGTGATGACGGGCCACAAACTCTATGGTCCGACCGGCATCGGCATGCTCTACGGCAAATCTGAGCATCTGGCGTTGATGCCACCCTTCAATGGCGGGGGCGAAATGATCCGTGAGGTCTCACGTACCGGCGTCATCTATGGTGATCCGCCGCACCGCTTCGAGGCGGGTACGCCACCGATCGTCGAGGCGGTCGGTCTGGGGGCGGCTGTGGACTACATCAATTCAATAGGCAAGAAGCAGATCCGCGAGCACGAAAGCGCACTGCTTGCTTACGCTCAGCAGCAGCTGGCGGACATCAACTCCGTGCGCTTGATCGGCACACCAGCCGAGAAGGGGCCGATCATCTCCTTTGATATGAAGGGTGCGCATGCGCATGATATTGCCACCGTCATCGACCGCGCAGGTGTGGCGGTGCGGGCAGGGGCCCATTGCGCGATGCCGCTGCTCAAGCGGTTCGGTGTTCTGGCGACGTGCCGTGCGTCCTTCGGGCTCTACAACACACGTGAAGAGATTGATACGCTCGTCGGTGCGCTCATCAAGGCGCGGCAGCTGTTCTCTTAG
- the sufD gene encoding Fe-S cluster assembly protein SufD encodes MKQVMTKTVAGRATDDVFAAAHGRLPGSGLVAHIRARAFEAYQRAGLPHRRIEAWKYTDLRTLIGAVLPLAPRPDAAALMRAAVSVKQTAVDRAVKLVLVDGIFAPELSDVDSLEDGVDVWSLREVLEDTTDSAMAGLVLSTTTDAVISLNAAMATDGFVITIAEGEAVKRPIQIVHVATGSLVSNFTRSYLQLGQGAHAAVVESFVSAEGASGYQTNDATIALVGDEASLSHIRLASDAADAVNISSSIIAVGAKAKLDFFSMTCSGSVSRYQGFVTLTGEGSKLSANAVNLIRHKQHVDTTMVVDHAVPHCTSREKFRAVIDECGRSVLQGRIVVRPGAQKTDATLTTRALLLSDEARADNKPELEILADDVTCGHGSTSGALDGALVFYLRARGLSEKDAQALLIGAFLGEAIEEIVPESLRDFVTAQTEHWMQARR; translated from the coding sequence ATGAAGCAGGTCATGACCAAAACCGTCGCCGGGCGCGCAACGGACGATGTCTTTGCCGCGGCGCATGGACGGTTGCCTGGCTCCGGGCTCGTCGCACATATCCGTGCGAGGGCGTTCGAAGCCTACCAGCGTGCCGGCCTCCCGCATCGGCGCATCGAGGCCTGGAAATACACCGATCTGCGCACCCTGATTGGCGCGGTCCTGCCACTCGCTCCGCGACCCGATGCGGCTGCGCTGATGCGCGCAGCGGTGTCGGTTAAGCAAACAGCAGTCGATCGGGCGGTCAAACTCGTCTTGGTGGATGGCATATTCGCACCGGAGCTTTCCGATGTGGACAGTCTGGAAGACGGGGTCGATGTGTGGTCGCTCCGAGAGGTTCTGGAAGATACGACCGACAGCGCGATGGCCGGCCTGGTGCTGTCGACGACGACTGATGCGGTGATCTCGCTCAATGCGGCAATGGCGACCGATGGCTTCGTGATTACGATCGCTGAGGGCGAAGCGGTGAAGCGTCCGATTCAGATCGTTCACGTCGCGACCGGATCATTGGTGTCCAACTTCACGCGCTCCTATCTGCAGCTCGGTCAAGGCGCGCATGCGGCCGTAGTGGAGAGTTTCGTCTCGGCTGAAGGCGCGAGCGGCTATCAGACCAACGATGCGACAATCGCCTTGGTTGGTGACGAGGCAAGCCTTTCGCATATCCGACTGGCGTCCGACGCCGCTGACGCGGTGAATATCTCATCAAGCATCATCGCGGTCGGCGCAAAAGCGAAGCTCGATTTCTTCAGCATGACCTGTAGCGGCTCCGTCAGTCGCTACCAGGGATTCGTCACGCTGACTGGCGAGGGATCCAAGCTCTCGGCGAACGCCGTCAATCTCATCAGGCACAAGCAGCATGTCGACACGACAATGGTCGTCGATCACGCCGTGCCACATTGCACCAGTCGGGAGAAGTTCCGTGCGGTGATCGACGAATGCGGCCGTTCGGTGCTCCAAGGCCGGATTGTCGTTCGTCCTGGCGCGCAGAAGACGGACGCCACGCTGACGACGCGGGCGCTGCTTCTGTCCGACGAGGCCCGGGCCGACAACAAGCCCGAACTCGAAATCTTGGCCGACGACGTGACTTGCGGCCACGGATCGACGTCAGGTGCGCTGGACGGTGCACTCGTATTTTATCTGCGTGCTCGCGGTCTATCCGAAAAGGACGCGCAGGCGTTGCTGATTGGAGCATTCCTGGGCGAGGCGATTGAGGAAATCGTCCCCGAGAGCCTGCGCGATTTCGTGACCGCGCAAACTGAACACTGGATGCAGGCGCGGAGATGA
- the sufC gene encoding Fe-S cluster assembly ATPase SufC gives MALLEVRDLHVGIEGCEILRGLDLAVNAGEVHAIMGPNGSGKSTLSHVISGKPGYQVNAGQILFNGEDLLAMEASERATRGVFLAFQYPVEIPGATTMNFLRAALNAQRKARTQTEFSTPDFIKRVREVANSLNIPQSMLKRGLNVGFSGGEKKRNEILQMALLEPSLCILDEIDSGLDIDALRIVAGGINSLRSSERAMIVISHYRRLLDYIVPDVVHVMSKGQIRKSGGKELALELEACGYAQFEDAA, from the coding sequence ATGGCGCTACTCGAAGTCCGAGATTTGCATGTTGGTATCGAGGGCTGCGAAATTCTTCGCGGCCTCGATCTTGCGGTCAATGCGGGTGAGGTGCATGCAATCATGGGGCCGAACGGCTCCGGAAAGTCCACACTCAGTCACGTTATCTCCGGCAAGCCCGGCTATCAAGTGAACGCTGGCCAAATCCTATTCAACGGTGAGGACCTGCTCGCGATGGAAGCAAGCGAGCGCGCGACTAGGGGCGTATTTCTTGCCTTCCAATATCCGGTGGAAATTCCCGGGGCGACCACCATGAACTTCCTGCGCGCAGCGCTGAACGCCCAGCGCAAGGCGCGAACACAAACGGAATTCTCCACCCCCGATTTTATAAAACGCGTTCGCGAGGTTGCTAATTCGCTCAATATACCGCAAAGCATGCTCAAGCGCGGCCTCAATGTCGGATTTTCCGGCGGCGAGAAGAAACGCAACGAGATTTTGCAGATGGCGCTGCTCGAACCGAGCCTGTGCATCCTGGACGAGATAGATTCCGGCCTCGACATTGACGCGCTGCGGATTGTCGCGGGTGGCATCAACTCTCTGCGTTCGTCGGAGCGCGCGATGATTGTAATCAGCCACTATCGGCGGCTTCTCGACTACATCGTGCCGGACGTTGTCCACGTGATGTCGAAAGGGCAGATAAGAAAGAGCGGCGGAAAAGAACTCGCGCTGGAGCTTGAGGCTTGTGGCTACGCACAATTCGAAGACGCGGCGTGA
- the sufB gene encoding Fe-S cluster assembly protein SufB, protein MVAVQETVERVRRIDVDQYRYGFETLIESDKAPKGLSEDTVRFISAKKNEPAWMLEWRLEAYRRWLTMTEPTWARVDYPKIDYQDIYYYAAPKPKKTLSSIDEIDPEILKTYEKLGIPLREVAILEGVEPPPGGEQTPNRKIAVDAVFDSVSVATTFQKELKAAGVIFMPISEAIREHPELVQKYLGTVVPTSDNYFATLNSAVFSDGSFAYVPPGVRCPMELSTYFRINERNTGQFERTLIIADKGSYVSYLEGCTAPQRDENQLHAAVVELVTLDDAEIKYSTVQNWYPGNSEGKGGIYNFVTKRGDCRGRNSKISWTQVETGSAITWKYPSCILRGDNSSGEFYSIAISNGFQQVDSGTKMIHLGKNTSSRIISKGIAAGKSQNTYRGLVSAHRKATGARNYTACDSLLIGDKCGAHTVPYVEAKNSSATFEHEATTSKISEDVLFYCVQRGLSEQQATGLVVNGFAKDVLQKLPMEFAVEAQKLISISLEGSVG, encoded by the coding sequence ATGGTAGCTGTACAAGAGACGGTCGAGCGCGTCCGGCGCATCGACGTCGACCAGTATCGATATGGGTTTGAGACGCTGATCGAGTCCGACAAGGCCCCGAAGGGGCTGTCGGAAGACACCGTCCGCTTCATCTCCGCAAAGAAGAATGAACCGGCCTGGATGCTGGAATGGCGCCTGGAGGCGTATCGCCGCTGGCTGACCATGACCGAGCCGACCTGGGCGCGCGTCGACTATCCGAAGATCGACTACCAGGACATCTACTACTACGCGGCGCCGAAGCCGAAGAAGACGCTGTCCTCGATCGACGAAATCGATCCGGAAATCCTCAAGACCTACGAGAAGCTCGGCATCCCCCTGCGCGAGGTCGCGATCCTCGAGGGCGTCGAGCCGCCGCCTGGTGGTGAGCAGACGCCGAACCGCAAGATCGCGGTCGACGCCGTGTTCGATTCGGTCTCGGTTGCGACCACCTTCCAGAAGGAGCTGAAGGCGGCCGGCGTGATCTTCATGCCGATCTCGGAGGCGATCCGCGAGCATCCCGAGCTGGTGCAGAAATATCTCGGCACCGTGGTGCCGACCTCTGACAACTACTTCGCGACATTGAATTCGGCGGTGTTCTCCGACGGCTCGTTCGCCTACGTGCCGCCGGGCGTGCGCTGCCCGATGGAGCTGTCGACCTATTTCCGCATCAACGAGCGCAACACCGGCCAGTTCGAGCGCACGCTAATCATCGCCGACAAGGGCTCCTACGTCTCCTATCTCGAGGGCTGCACCGCGCCGCAGCGCGACGAGAACCAGCTGCACGCCGCCGTGGTCGAGCTCGTTACACTCGACGATGCCGAGATCAAGTATTCGACGGTGCAGAACTGGTACCCGGGCAATTCGGAAGGCAAGGGCGGCATCTACAATTTCGTCACCAAGCGTGGCGACTGCCGCGGTCGCAATTCGAAGATCTCCTGGACCCAGGTCGAGACCGGTTCGGCGATCACCTGGAAATATCCGAGCTGCATCCTGCGCGGCGACAATTCGAGCGGCGAATTCTACTCGATCGCGATCTCGAACGGCTTCCAGCAGGTCGATAGCGGCACCAAGATGATCCATCTCGGCAAGAACACGTCGAGCCGGATCATCTCCAAGGGCATCGCGGCCGGCAAGTCGCAGAACACCTATCGCGGTCTCGTCAGCGCCCATCGCAAGGCCACCGGCGCACGCAACTACACCGCCTGCGACTCGCTTCTGATCGGCGACAAATGCGGCGCGCACACCGTGCCCTATGTCGAGGCCAAGAATTCCTCGGCGACGTTCGAGCATGAAGCGACGACGTCGAAGATTTCCGAGGACGTGCTGTTCTACTGCGTGCAGAGAGGCTTGAGCGAGCAACAGGCCACTGGCCTCGTCGTCAACGGTTTCGCGAAAGACGTGCTGCAAAAGTTGCCGATGGAGTTCGCAGTGGAAGCGCAGAAGTTGATCTCTATCTCGCTCGAGGGATCCGTCGGGTAA
- a CDS encoding 4Fe-4S binding protein: MAYKIIASQCTVCGACEFECPNAAISLKNDIYVINPAKCTQCEGHFDAPQCAVVCPVPDTCVPA, from the coding sequence ATGGCCTACAAGATAATCGCGTCCCAGTGCACCGTCTGTGGCGCGTGTGAGTTCGAATGTCCCAACGCGGCGATCAGCCTGAAGAACGATATATATGTGATCAATCCAGCCAAGTGCACTCAATGTGAGGGTCATTTTGACGCGCCGCAATGCGCTGTCGTTTGCCCAGTGCCCGACACCTGCGTGCCGGCATAA
- the ald gene encoding alanine dehydrogenase gives MKVGVPKEIKAHEYRVGLTPGAVREYVAAGHRVMIEANAGAGIGATDDDYRAAGATILDSAGEVFASSEMIVKVKEPQPSEWSQLRESQILFTYLHLAPDPEQAKGLLKSGCTAIAYETVTDAHGGLPLLAPMSEVAGRLAIEAAGSALKRSAGGRGLLIGGVPGVQPARIVVIGGGVVGTHAARMAVGLGAEVTIIDRSIPRLRELDELFEGRVRTRFSTIESVEEEVFAADVVIGAVLVPGASAPKLVRRSMLSSMRKRAVIVDVAIDQGGCFETSHPTTHADPTYEVDGIIHYCVANMPGAVPLTSSQALNNATLPFGLALANKGFSAVLDNPHLRAGLNVHRGRLTYKAVAESLGLPFSPIEQAAA, from the coding sequence ATGAAGGTCGGAGTCCCCAAGGAAATCAAGGCGCACGAATATCGCGTGGGCCTTACCCCTGGAGCCGTCCGCGAATATGTGGCAGCGGGCCACCGCGTGATGATCGAGGCCAATGCCGGCGCCGGCATTGGTGCAACCGATGACGATTATCGCGCCGCCGGCGCAACGATTCTCGATTCCGCAGGCGAGGTATTTGCATCGAGCGAGATGATCGTAAAGGTTAAGGAGCCTCAACCGTCCGAATGGAGCCAGCTGCGGGAGAGCCAGATCCTCTTCACTTACCTGCATCTGGCGCCGGACCCGGAGCAGGCCAAGGGGCTCCTGAAATCTGGGTGCACCGCGATCGCTTATGAGACCGTAACTGATGCCCATGGTGGTCTTCCACTGCTGGCGCCGATGAGCGAGGTCGCAGGTAGGCTTGCGATCGAAGCTGCGGGTAGTGCGCTGAAGCGCAGTGCAGGCGGACGAGGGCTGTTGATCGGTGGAGTGCCCGGTGTTCAGCCGGCTCGGATCGTGGTGATCGGAGGCGGCGTCGTCGGCACGCACGCCGCACGCATGGCGGTCGGTTTGGGCGCGGAGGTCACCATCATCGACCGTTCGATACCCCGGCTCCGCGAGTTGGACGAGCTATTCGAAGGGCGCGTTCGTACCAGATTTTCCACCATCGAATCCGTGGAGGAGGAGGTATTTGCGGCCGATGTGGTCATTGGTGCGGTGCTCGTTCCAGGAGCGAGCGCGCCGAAGCTGGTCCGCCGGAGCATGCTGAGCTCAATGCGCAAAAGGGCGGTCATCGTCGATGTCGCTATCGATCAAGGCGGCTGCTTTGAGACATCGCACCCAACCACTCACGCTGATCCAACTTACGAAGTGGATGGCATCATTCACTACTGCGTCGCGAATATGCCCGGCGCTGTGCCGCTAACCTCGAGCCAGGCACTGAACAACGCCACGCTGCCGTTTGGTTTGGCTCTGGCCAACAAGGGCTTTTCCGCCGTGCTCGATAATCCGCACCTACGCGCGGGCCTCAATGTCCATCGGGGCCGGCTGACTTACAAGGCGGTTGCCGAGAGTCTCGGGCTCCCCTTCTCTCCGATCGAACAGGCTGCGGCCTGA
- the hypE gene encoding hydrogenase expression/formation protein HypE: MSVKDYHGKLDVENGRVDLSHGSGGRAMAQLISGLFHQAFGNEWLARCNDQSAFEVAAGRMVMTTDGYVVSPLFFPGGNIGSLAVHGTINDVVMAGARPLYLSASFIIEEGFRFSDLRTIAQSMGAAARGAGVYIITGDTKVVERGKADGLFISTTGIGVLADGLDLSADKARIGDRVLVSGSLGDHGVAIMSTRQNAALQVEIVSDSASLHDLVAVMVAAGGRGIHVMRDPTRGGLAATLNEIAHQSGLGFRLQEAAIPVKPAVAATCELLGLDPIHVANEGKLVAIVAPGVADAVLAAMKGHPLGCDAADIGEAVADDHKFVQVATSFGGGRIVDWLSGEQLPRIC; encoded by the coding sequence ATGAGCGTCAAGGATTATCATGGCAAGCTCGACGTCGAGAACGGACGCGTTGATCTTTCCCACGGATCTGGGGGGCGCGCCATGGCACAATTGATCTCCGGCCTTTTTCACCAAGCCTTCGGTAATGAATGGCTCGCCCGCTGCAATGATCAGTCGGCGTTTGAGGTTGCGGCAGGCAGGATGGTGATGACGACCGACGGCTATGTGGTCTCGCCACTGTTTTTTCCTGGCGGCAATATCGGGTCATTGGCTGTGCACGGCACGATCAATGATGTCGTGATGGCCGGCGCGCGTCCGCTCTATCTGTCAGCTAGCTTCATCATCGAGGAGGGTTTTCGGTTTTCGGATCTAAGGACGATTGCGCAGTCGATGGGCGCGGCGGCGCGCGGTGCCGGCGTTTACATCATCACTGGGGATACCAAGGTCGTCGAGCGCGGCAAGGCGGATGGGTTGTTCATCTCTACGACCGGGATCGGGGTTCTGGCCGATGGGCTCGATCTGTCCGCCGACAAAGCAAGGATCGGGGACCGTGTGCTGGTGTCGGGCAGCCTTGGCGATCATGGGGTGGCGATCATGTCAACGCGCCAGAACGCCGCTCTTCAAGTTGAGATCGTCTCGGATTCCGCATCGCTGCATGACTTGGTGGCCGTCATGGTGGCGGCTGGCGGGCGCGGCATCCACGTGATGCGTGACCCCACGCGCGGCGGTCTTGCCGCCACCCTCAACGAGATTGCGCATCAATCTGGCCTCGGGTTCCGTCTGCAGGAAGCGGCCATTCCGGTAAAGCCCGCTGTTGCGGCAACCTGCGAACTCCTTGGGCTTGATCCGATCCATGTCGCTAATGAGGGCAAGCTCGTTGCGATCGTCGCGCCTGGTGTGGCTGATGCCGTGCTTGCGGCCATGAAGGGGCATCCGCTCGGATGCGATGCAGCCGATATTGGCGAGGCCGTAGCTGACGATCACAAATTTGTGCAAGTGGCGACCAGTTTTGGCGGCGGAAGAATTGTCGATTGGTTGTCAGGCGAACAATTGCCTCGGATCTGTTGA
- the hypD gene encoding hydrogenase formation protein HypD, translating into MKYADEFRDKTIAQGLARAIGAEAGPRRAYRFMEFCGGHTHAISRYGLEDLLPANVRMIHGPGCPVCVLPASRIDMAVRLAERPEVTLCVYGDLMRAPGSQGQSLMRAKALGADIRMVYSTLDAIRLAEQVPTREVVFFAIGFETTTPPTAVMVRIAEKKRLRGLSVFCNHVLTPSAMHSILENPKMRNIGGVAIDGFVGPAHVSTIIGTQPYEPLVEQFGKPIVIAGFEPLDVMQAILMLVRQVNEGRYEVENQYSRAVTRQGNRRAKDEVSQVFELREQFEWRGLGLVPNSGLKLKRAYAGFDAEARFAMHELRVADNPACECCAILRGAKRPVDCKLFGTVCTPETPVGSCMVSSEGACAAYWTYGRVRDDQVRRLS; encoded by the coding sequence ATGAAATATGCCGATGAATTTCGTGACAAGACCATCGCACAGGGGCTCGCGCGGGCGATTGGCGCCGAAGCCGGTCCGCGACGGGCTTACCGGTTCATGGAATTCTGCGGCGGGCACACTCATGCGATCTCCCGCTACGGCCTCGAGGATTTGTTGCCTGCGAATGTTCGCATGATCCACGGGCCCGGTTGTCCAGTCTGCGTTCTGCCCGCGAGCCGGATCGACATGGCGGTCCGGCTCGCCGAGCGTCCGGAGGTCACTCTGTGCGTGTATGGCGACCTGATGCGCGCGCCCGGGTCGCAGGGGCAGTCCCTGATGCGCGCCAAAGCGCTCGGCGCAGACATTCGGATGGTCTATTCGACGCTCGACGCTATCCGGCTCGCCGAACAGGTGCCAACCAGGGAGGTGGTCTTCTTTGCCATCGGATTTGAGACCACGACGCCCCCGACGGCGGTGATGGTCCGGATTGCCGAAAAGAAGCGGCTGAGGGGCCTCAGCGTGTTCTGCAACCACGTGCTTACGCCCTCTGCGATGCACAGCATTCTCGAGAACCCGAAGATGCGCAACATCGGTGGGGTCGCAATCGATGGCTTCGTCGGTCCTGCACATGTCAGTACGATCATCGGTACGCAGCCTTACGAGCCCCTAGTGGAACAATTCGGTAAGCCGATCGTCATCGCGGGATTTGAACCGCTCGACGTGATGCAGGCAATCCTGATGCTGGTGCGGCAGGTGAACGAAGGCCGCTACGAGGTGGAGAACCAATACAGCCGTGCGGTGACGCGCCAAGGCAATCGTCGCGCCAAGGACGAGGTCTCGCAGGTATTCGAACTGCGTGAACAGTTCGAGTGGCGAGGGCTTGGTCTCGTCCCCAACAGCGGACTGAAGCTGAAGCGGGCTTATGCCGGATTTGATGCCGAGGCGCGCTTTGCGATGCACGAACTGCGTGTCGCCGACAATCCGGCATGCGAGTGCTGCGCGATCCTGCGCGGCGCCAAGCGGCCGGTTGACTGCAAGCTGTTTGGAACCGTCTGCACGCCGGAAACACCCGTTGGGTCCTGCATGGTTTCCTCGGAAGGCGCCTGTGCTGCGTATTGGACCTACGGCCGAGTTCGCGATGATCAGGTGAGGCGGTTGTCATGA
- a CDS encoding HypC/HybG/HupF family hydrogenase formation chaperone, whose translation MCLSVPAKISKILPDDMAIVSIDGVSLEISIALVEELDVGDNVLVHVGYALSKIDPTEAKRTLELLQELGSAGREPRS comes from the coding sequence ATGTGTCTTTCGGTCCCGGCAAAGATTTCGAAAATTCTTCCCGACGATATGGCGATCGTGTCCATCGATGGGGTCAGCTTGGAAATATCGATCGCTCTCGTCGAGGAGCTCGATGTCGGCGACAACGTTCTTGTCCATGTCGGCTACGCGCTATCCAAGATCGACCCGACAGAAGCCAAGCGCACGTTGGAGCTCCTGCAGGAACTAGGCAGTGCAGGGCGGGAACCCCGATCATGA